One part of the Solanum dulcamara chromosome 8, daSolDulc1.2, whole genome shotgun sequence genome encodes these proteins:
- the LOC129901549 gene encoding uncharacterized protein LOC129901549, giving the protein MASQEKSEVFQPPTAVDDKQLESYSYTTWAGKIQEQYLKIKENAETYPYVWGSYTVVYGGIGLWFAYRWRRLRKTEDRVRVLQDRLRKLVQAEESTSSSTTKASSSCDKSTR; this is encoded by the coding sequence ATGGCGTCTCAGGAGAAGAGTGAAGTGTTTCAACCACCAACTGCAGTAGACGACAAGCAATTAGAAAGTTACTCATACACTACTTGGGCAGGGAAGATACAAGAACAGTACCTGAAAATCAAAGAGAATGCAGAAACTTACCCTTATGTTTGGGGTTCCTATACTGTTGTATACGGGGGGATTGGGCTCTGGTTTGCCTATAGATGGCGAAGGCTCCGCAAAACAGAGGACCGAGTCAGAGTCCTTCAAGACAGACTTCGCAAACTTGTGCAAGCTGAAGAGTCGACAAGTTCATCTACAACAAAAGCATCCTCATCTTGTGATAAATCAACCAGATAG
- the LOC129899241 gene encoding laccase-6 isoform X1: MTLVTTLFIYFLLILFLCNNNHSKYVVGFRLQLPGGRSTRFYDFKVKTTRITKLCNTKDIPTINGMYPGPVVYAQEDDKVIVRVTNESPYNITIHWHGIRQRLSCWSDGPSYITQCPIQTGQNFTYEFTLIQQKGTFFWHAHVSWLRATVYGAIVVYPKKGVSYPFKFPYEEHIIILGEYWMKDMVQIEQAVLASGGAPPPADAFTINGQPGPNYNCSANDIYKIDVVPGKTYLLRLINAALNQEHFFAIANHRLTIVEVDAEYTKPLTTDRVMLGPGQTLNVLVTADKPIARYSMAMGPYQSAKNVSFQNITSIAYFQYFGATANDLSLPAALPHFDDNLAAKTVMDGLRSLNPVTVSKDIDRNLFITIGLNVQKCRSENPQKDCQAKGGGVMAASMNNISFSKPNISILEAYYKNVSGYFTRDFPWVPLKFYDFVNGAPNNPPNDTNSLNGTRTYVLDYGTKVQLILQDTSTVSTENHPIHLHGYSFYVVGYGTRNYDPDTANFNLVDPPYMNTIGVPVGGWAAIRFVADNPGAWFMHCHLEIHLSWGLSVVLIVKNGEGPLERLPHPPKDLPRC; the protein is encoded by the exons ATGACATTGGTCACTACTTTGTTTATTTACTTCTTATTAATCTTATTTCTCTGCAATAATAACCACAGTAAATATGTAGTGGGTTTTAGACTACAACTGCCAGGAGGCAGATCAACAagattctatgatttcaag gtGAAAACTACAAGGATTACTAAGTTATGTAACACAAAAGACATTCCAACCATCAATGGAATGTATCCAGGTCCAGTTGTTTATGCTCAAGAAGACGATAAAGTTATAGTCAGAGTTACTAATGAATCCCCATACAATATCACAATCCACTG GCATGGCATCAGGCAGAGGCTGTCGTGTTGGTCCGATGGCCCTTCGTACATTACACAATGCCCCATACAAACTGGACAAAACTTCACGTATGAGTTCACTCTGATACAACAGAAGGGCACATTTTTCTGGCACGCTCATGTTTCGTGGCTTCGAGCCACTGTTTATGGTGCCATTGTTGTTTACCCTAAGAAGGGTGTTTCTTACCCTTTCAAGTTCCCCTATGAAGAGCATATCATTATTTTAG GAGAGTATTGGATGAAGGACATGGTGCAAATTGAGCAGGCAGTTTTAGCTAGTGGCGGAGCCCCGCCACCGGCTGATGCTTTTACCATCAATGGCCAACCCGGCCCTAATTATAATTGCTCTGCTAATG ATATTTATAAAATAGACGTGGTTCCTGGGAAAACATACTTGTTAAGGTTAATCAATGCAGCTTTGAACCAGGAGCATTTCTTTGCCATTGCAAATCACAGATTGACAATTGTTGAAGTTGATGCAGAGTACACAAAGCCATTGACCACGGACCGAGTCATGCTTGGGCCGGGTCAAACCCTAAACGTCCTAGTCACAGCAGATAAGCCTATAGCAAGATATTCAATGGCCATGGGACCTTACCAATCTGCTAAGAATGTCTCATTTCAAAACATAACATCAATAGCTTACTTCCAGTATTTTGGTGCCACAGCAAATGACTTAAGTTTACCTGCAGCTTTACCACATTTTGATGACAATCTTGCCGCTAAGACAGTCATGGACGGGCTTAGAAGTCTTAATCCTGTCACTGTTTCTAAAGATATTGACAGAAACCTATTCATTACAATTGGACTAAACGTGCAAAAATGCCGGTCCGAGAATCCCCAAAAAGATTGTCAAGCTAAAGGGGGTGGAGTCATGGCTGCTTCCATGAATAACATCAGCTTTAGTAAACCTAATATCTCAATTCTGGAAGCTTACTACAAGAACGTCAGTGGGTACTTCACTCGAGATTTTCCTTGGGTACCCCTGAAGTTCTATGATTTTGTGAATGGGGCACCTAATAACCCTCCTAATGACACAAATTCTCTGAATGGAACTAGGACCTATGTCCTTGACTATGGGACCAAGGTTCAACTGATCCTACAGGACACCAGCACCGTCTCCACGGAAAACCACCCTATTCATCTTCATGGCTACAGCTTTTATGTTGTGGGTTATGGTACCAGAAACTATGATCCAGATACAGCCAACTTCAATCTGGTGGATCCACCATACATGAACACAATTGGAGTTCCAGTAGGTGGATGGGCTGCCATTCGATTCGTTGCTGACAATCCAG GGGCATGGTTTATGCACTGTCATTTGGAGATACATTTATCTTGGGGCTTATCAGTGGTGCTCATTGTGAAGAATGGGGAAGGGCCATTAGAAAGACTTCCTCATCCTCCAAAAGACTTGCCCAGATGCtag
- the LOC129899241 gene encoding laccase-6 isoform X2, giving the protein MNPHTISQSTDFIRHGIRQRLSCWSDGPSYITQCPIQTGQNFTYEFTLIQQKGTFFWHAHVSWLRATVYGAIVVYPKKGVSYPFKFPYEEHIIILGEYWMKDMVQIEQAVLASGGAPPPADAFTINGQPGPNYNCSANDIYKIDVVPGKTYLLRLINAALNQEHFFAIANHRLTIVEVDAEYTKPLTTDRVMLGPGQTLNVLVTADKPIARYSMAMGPYQSAKNVSFQNITSIAYFQYFGATANDLSLPAALPHFDDNLAAKTVMDGLRSLNPVTVSKDIDRNLFITIGLNVQKCRSENPQKDCQAKGGGVMAASMNNISFSKPNISILEAYYKNVSGYFTRDFPWVPLKFYDFVNGAPNNPPNDTNSLNGTRTYVLDYGTKVQLILQDTSTVSTENHPIHLHGYSFYVVGYGTRNYDPDTANFNLVDPPYMNTIGVPVGGWAAIRFVADNPGAWFMHCHLEIHLSWGLSVVLIVKNGEGPLERLPHPPKDLPRC; this is encoded by the exons ATGAATCCCCATACAATATCACAATCCACTG ATTTCATCAGGCATGGCATCAGGCAGAGGCTGTCGTGTTGGTCCGATGGCCCTTCGTACATTACACAATGCCCCATACAAACTGGACAAAACTTCACGTATGAGTTCACTCTGATACAACAGAAGGGCACATTTTTCTGGCACGCTCATGTTTCGTGGCTTCGAGCCACTGTTTATGGTGCCATTGTTGTTTACCCTAAGAAGGGTGTTTCTTACCCTTTCAAGTTCCCCTATGAAGAGCATATCATTATTTTAG GAGAGTATTGGATGAAGGACATGGTGCAAATTGAGCAGGCAGTTTTAGCTAGTGGCGGAGCCCCGCCACCGGCTGATGCTTTTACCATCAATGGCCAACCCGGCCCTAATTATAATTGCTCTGCTAATG ATATTTATAAAATAGACGTGGTTCCTGGGAAAACATACTTGTTAAGGTTAATCAATGCAGCTTTGAACCAGGAGCATTTCTTTGCCATTGCAAATCACAGATTGACAATTGTTGAAGTTGATGCAGAGTACACAAAGCCATTGACCACGGACCGAGTCATGCTTGGGCCGGGTCAAACCCTAAACGTCCTAGTCACAGCAGATAAGCCTATAGCAAGATATTCAATGGCCATGGGACCTTACCAATCTGCTAAGAATGTCTCATTTCAAAACATAACATCAATAGCTTACTTCCAGTATTTTGGTGCCACAGCAAATGACTTAAGTTTACCTGCAGCTTTACCACATTTTGATGACAATCTTGCCGCTAAGACAGTCATGGACGGGCTTAGAAGTCTTAATCCTGTCACTGTTTCTAAAGATATTGACAGAAACCTATTCATTACAATTGGACTAAACGTGCAAAAATGCCGGTCCGAGAATCCCCAAAAAGATTGTCAAGCTAAAGGGGGTGGAGTCATGGCTGCTTCCATGAATAACATCAGCTTTAGTAAACCTAATATCTCAATTCTGGAAGCTTACTACAAGAACGTCAGTGGGTACTTCACTCGAGATTTTCCTTGGGTACCCCTGAAGTTCTATGATTTTGTGAATGGGGCACCTAATAACCCTCCTAATGACACAAATTCTCTGAATGGAACTAGGACCTATGTCCTTGACTATGGGACCAAGGTTCAACTGATCCTACAGGACACCAGCACCGTCTCCACGGAAAACCACCCTATTCATCTTCATGGCTACAGCTTTTATGTTGTGGGTTATGGTACCAGAAACTATGATCCAGATACAGCCAACTTCAATCTGGTGGATCCACCATACATGAACACAATTGGAGTTCCAGTAGGTGGATGGGCTGCCATTCGATTCGTTGCTGACAATCCAG GGGCATGGTTTATGCACTGTCATTTGGAGATACATTTATCTTGGGGCTTATCAGTGGTGCTCATTGTGAAGAATGGGGAAGGGCCATTAGAAAGACTTCCTCATCCTCCAAAAGACTTGCCCAGATGCtag
- the LOC129899242 gene encoding pyridoxine/pyridoxamine 5'-phosphate oxidase 2 yields the protein MSSSATAAWKQLLLNSINSNSHLKHSTYFQLATVGSNGKPSNRTVVFRGFQDATDKIQINTDSRSRKIEDLKHCPFAEVCWYFTETWEQFRIHGRVDMIDASNSDPDKLRQREAAWFAGSVISRLQYLGPTPGLPSLDEQPSNDSLDASTGPVDSFCLLVLDPEQVDYLNLKSNERLAFSTGRSVNGENFWTQNKVNP from the exons atgagTAGCTCAGCAACAGCAGCATGGAAGCAGCTTCTTCTCAATTCCATCAACTCCAATTCCCATCTAAAGCATTCAACCTACTTTCAGCTT GCAACTGTTGGATCCAATGGCAAACCCTCTAATCGAACTGTTGTCTTCAG AGGGTTTCAAGATGCTACTGATAAGATTCAAATTAATACTGACTCACGAAGTCGAAAG ATTGAAGATCTTAAGCATTGCCCATTTGCAGAG GTGTGCTGGTATTTCACTGAAACTTGGGAACAATTCAGAATTCATGGAAGAGTCGATATGATTGATGCATCAAACTCTGATCCAGATAAACTTAGG CAAAGAGAGGCAGCTTGGTTTGCTGGTTCTGTGAtatcaagactacaatatttggGGCCTACTCCAGGGCTTCCTTCTCTAGATGAACAACCATCAAATGATTCATTGGATGCTTCTACTGGTCCAGTTGATTCGTTCTGCCTTCTAGTTCTGGACCCCGAGCAG GTTGATTATTTGAACTTGAAGAGTAATGAGAGGCTAGCATTTTCAACTGGACGAAGTGTCAATGGTGAGAACTTCTGGACACAAAATAAAGTCAACCCATGA